The genomic interval GCCCAGGTGGCGAGCACCTTGAACAGCTGGCCAGGGGGCGCGTCGCTCGGCGTCTTGCAGCGTTCGCATGTCCGCCTGCTGCGAAACACGCCGTGGCTCCCGCTGTCCAGGATCATCACGGCCGAGGGCGCCCACGCGCTGCCGGCACGCGACCGGGAGCTCTTCGAAGCGCAGGCCTGGGCCACTGCCCACTACCTCCAGTTCCATGAACCGGAGCATGGAGATTGGGCACAGAAGCTCGAGAACTTTCGCGCGCTCCGCGGGCACGGTGCCGGGCGTGCCTTCCGCTCCACCTGGGGCGACCCGGACGAGCTGCACCGCCCGATCCTGCGCTACGTGGCCGACCGCGAAATGCCCTTCGTGGACGCTCGAATCGGGCGCCCCGAACGCACCACCGATCCGCGCCCCGCCACCCGCACAGAAGTCCTGGCGGCGCTGGGCGAGCTCTCCCTCGCGCTGGACCGGCCCGACGATGCCCTCGACTTCTTCGAGCAGGCCCTCGAAGAGGCTCCGGACTCGCCGCGCGCCCGGGCCGGCCTCGCCGCGGCGCGGGCCGACCTGGGAGACCCGGAGAGCGCTCTCGACGACTTCGAGAAAGCGCTCGAGCAGTCGCCAAGCAACCATTGGATTCAGAAAGGCTTTGCCGATCTCCTCCTGGCGGAGTCCATGCGTGATCGTTCGACCCCGGACCCCGCGCTGCTCGACCGGGCGCGGAGTCTCTACATCGCGGTCACCCAGGAGGAAGGACGCATCCCGGCCGCCCACCTGGGACTCGCCGCCAGCTACCTCCTCCCCGGGGAGGACGCAGCCTCCGGGCGTCCCCACGCGGCGCGGGCGCGGCGTCTCCTGCCCGGCGACGCCGAGGTGGCGCGCGTCGTGACCGAACTCGCGCTCGCCGACGGCGATCGCGAAGCCGCCGAGCGCAGCCTGTCCTCCCTACATTCCCGCGCGCGGAGCGACGAAGAGGTCGAGATGGCCGAAGCCCTGCGCCGCGCCTTCGAAGGCCCGTCGAACCGATGACCCGCGACCGATCCTTTCTCCTGCTCCTTCTCTGTTTCTACCTCTCCGGCCTGGCCGCCCTGGTCTACGAGACCGCCTGGACCCGCCAGTTCGCGTTCGTGTTCGGGACCTCCGAGCTCGCCGTCGCCACCGTGTTGGCGGCTTATATGGGTGGGCTCGCCTTCGGCGCTGCCCTCGCCAGCCGCTATGCGCGCAAGCTGGCCCGCCCCGTGCTCGCCTACGGAATCCTCGAACTGGGCATCGCCATCGCGGCGCTGTGCATCCCGCTCGGGATCGCCGCTTCGCGCTGGCTCTACGTAGCGCTGTTCGGGGGCCATGACGTTCTGCCCCAGTCCGCCGGGATGGGGACCGCGGTCTTCTACCTGATCTGCTCCTTCGCGATCCTGCTGGTGCCCACCGCGATGATGGGCGCCACCCTGCCCCTGCTCGCCCGCCATGCCGTGCGCGAGCCGGGTGAGATCGGTCGCCGGATCGGCGTGCTCTATTCGGTCAACACCGCGGGCGCGGTCTCCGGCGTGGTGCTCGCCGCCTTCTGGATGCTGCCCACCCTGGGCCTCGACGCGACGATCTGGGCCGCGGCCGCGATCAACGCCCTGGTGTTCCTGGCGGCGTGGGCACTGGCGCGGCGTCCGACCACGGA from Myxococcota bacterium carries:
- a CDS encoding tetratricopeptide repeat protein: MSGETRAPRFVRMARSLILLACLASTACVTVPLEDREWVTLQSEHYDVLSSLRDDPRKFAIRLEAFRAAAEAVWGLRIPDAPVRTRVIVMDDRSVDRLFNRRSELAYLLPSPDGDTLVFRGGNGWGDIREAWRLIYARRLFWNASREPHPAWFEEGMAQVASTLNSWPGGASLGVLQRSHVRLLRNTPWLPLSRIITAEGAHALPARDRELFEAQAWATAHYLQFHEPEHGDWAQKLENFRALRGHGAGRAFRSTWGDPDELHRPILRYVADREMPFVDARIGRPERTTDPRPATRTEVLAALGELSLALDRPDDALDFFEQALEEAPDSPRARAGLAAARADLGDPESALDDFEKALEQSPSNHWIQKGFADLLLAESMRDRSTPDPALLDRARSLYIAVTQEEGRIPAAHLGLAASYLLPGEDAASGRPHAARARRLLPGDAEVARVVTELALADGDREAAERSLSSLHSRARSDEEVEMAEALRRAFEGPSNR